The following proteins come from a genomic window of Bartonella apihabitans:
- the ybaK gene encoding Cys-tRNA(Pro) deacylase: MSKTTPATAFLDHNHIEYEFITYHYDPHADRVGLQAAEAVGADPETVFKTLMVSVDGKPHVAVLPSDQEANMKKLAAAFGGKHAEMLSVEEAEKLTGYKVGGISPFGQRRHLPTVFEKTAELFDKIYINGGGRGFQVKMHSKDAIAVLSAKVADFKR, from the coding sequence GTGTCAAAAACCACTCCGGCAACCGCCTTTCTCGATCATAACCATATTGAATACGAGTTTATCACCTATCACTATGACCCGCATGCCGATCGTGTCGGCCTGCAGGCAGCAGAAGCTGTCGGTGCCGATCCGGAAACTGTTTTCAAAACATTGATGGTCAGCGTTGATGGCAAACCCCATGTTGCGGTTTTGCCATCCGATCAGGAAGCCAATATGAAAAAACTCGCCGCTGCTTTTGGTGGAAAACATGCCGAAATGTTGAGCGTCGAGGAAGCCGAAAAACTTACCGGTTACAAGGTGGGTGGAATCTCGCCTTTCGGACAAAGACGACATTTACCAACAGTTTTCGAAAAAACGGCCGAATTGTTCGATAAAATCTATATCAATGGCGGCGGACGCGGTTTTCAGGTCAAGATGCATTCGAAAGATGCAATTGCCGTTCTTTCGGCCAAAGTTGCCGATTTCAAGCGCTGA
- the hpt gene encoding hypoxanthine phosphoribosyltransferase → MPLIDGKSIDVLFSEQDIAKRNRIIATEIAAKRPQNLLVLPILKGSFIFAADLIRELHRAGVSSTVEFITISSYGAGQESGEIKLLHDFDSDITGRDILLIDDILESGKTLKFVRDLLKTRGAGRIFIAALLDKAMRRQADIEADFVGFPCPDQFVVGYGMDAGHAFRQLPFVGVIHK, encoded by the coding sequence ATGCCCTTGATAGATGGAAAGTCGATTGATGTTCTGTTTTCGGAACAGGACATTGCCAAACGCAATCGTATAATAGCAACTGAAATTGCAGCTAAAAGGCCGCAAAATTTGCTGGTTTTACCGATTTTGAAAGGGTCTTTTATCTTTGCAGCAGATCTTATCAGAGAACTTCATCGCGCCGGTGTCAGCTCGACTGTCGAGTTCATAACAATTTCAAGCTATGGCGCTGGTCAGGAAAGCGGAGAGATCAAACTTCTTCATGATTTTGATAGCGATATTACCGGGCGCGACATTCTTTTAATCGATGATATTCTGGAATCGGGAAAGACACTGAAATTTGTTCGCGATCTTTTGAAAACGCGTGGCGCAGGACGCATTTTTATTGCAGCCCTTCTTGATAAGGCGATGCGCCGTCAGGCTGATATTGAAGCGGATTTTGTCGGTTTTCCCTGTCCTGATCAATTTGTTGTCGGTTACGGAATGGATGCGGGCCACGCATTCCGGCAACTTCCTTTCGTCGGTGTCATCCACAAATAA
- a CDS encoding YdcF family protein: protein MSEYTLYAQLADPVQKRKKLRQIRLLRWKRRFFKHLPPVSIFILVCIVLFGSGFFYFSEKISRLAPPDPLPVADAIIVLTGGESRMEAGLDLLGKGLGKRLLISGVNPSTNSQALIRVTHSDPQLFECCVDLGHEAVNTIGNAEEATDWIRKNHYQKVYIVTNDYHMPRSLRELNRLMPEIDFIAYPISDGTGEQSLLRQLGELRLLASEYIKFIGAELRAYF, encoded by the coding sequence ATGAGCGAATACACCTTATATGCGCAATTGGCAGATCCTGTGCAGAAGCGAAAAAAGCTTCGCCAGATCAGATTGCTGCGTTGGAAAAGGCGTTTTTTCAAACATCTGCCGCCGGTCAGTATTTTTATTCTCGTCTGCATTGTTCTGTTCGGCAGTGGTTTTTTCTATTTCAGTGAAAAAATATCCCGCCTTGCCCCACCGGATCCGCTTCCGGTTGCTGATGCAATTATTGTGCTGACTGGCGGTGAAAGCCGGATGGAAGCCGGTCTTGATCTTCTTGGCAAAGGACTTGGCAAAAGACTGTTGATCAGCGGTGTCAATCCATCCACCAATAGTCAGGCCTTAATACGTGTGACCCATAGTGACCCGCAATTATTCGAGTGTTGTGTGGATCTCGGGCATGAAGCTGTCAATACAATCGGAAACGCCGAAGAGGCGACCGACTGGATAAGAAAAAATCACTATCAGAAGGTCTATATCGTCACCAACGATTATCATATGCCGCGTTCGTTACGCGAATTGAACCGCTTGATGCCGGAGATAGACTTCATCGCCTATCCGATCAGCGACGGAACAGGAGAACAAAGTCTGCTCCGTCAATTAGGCGAATTGAGATTGCTCGCAAGCGAATATATCAAATTCATCGGTGCCGAACTACGCGCTTATTTCTGA
- a CDS encoding MacB family efflux pump subunit, translating into MENTHKDAVIVLEDVVREFPAGESKVRVLKGINLTIRRGEMVAIVGASGSGKSTLMNILGCLDRPSSGSYKVSGKETSQLSADELSSLRRDHFGFIFQRYHLLGELTALDNVEIPAIYAGRSPHEREKRAAALLQRLGMGERITHRPGQLSGGQQQRVSIARALMNNGEVILADEPTGALDSHSGEEVLRILEEIHAEGRTIIIVTHDMSVAKKAERIIEISDGEILSDKPNRPTEVATGHADEVATEVVSNKKIGMLRSFLDRFHEAFRMALLSMNAHRMRTFLTMLGVIIGIAAVVSMVALGNGTQKQILENINSLGSNTLNIFAGKSFADMRSGKVTTLVDSDAIALSEQPYADAVTPTVTTSSTVRYGSIESNVTVYGVSDQYFKAQGAKLVEGRLFDSESVLSRATDLVVEKQAVPTLFPDSHESPIGKVVLVGKVPTRIVGVIELQQMGPPSDTLQLYLPYTTVQTRFLGNNTVRSITLKVADNVDSRLAEAAVKRFLIMRHGTEDFFIRNSEEFREQVIASTQVLTLLVASIALISLLVGGIGVMNIMLVTVSERINEIGVRMAVGARQSDILQQFLIEFVLVCLIGGALGILLGLSVGWIFAVSGAPFKLVYSMGSIIIAFVFSTLIGIGFGFLPARNASKLDPVAALSRD; encoded by the coding sequence ATGGAAAACACTCACAAAGATGCGGTCATTGTTCTTGAAGATGTCGTACGTGAATTTCCGGCAGGTGAAAGCAAAGTACGCGTCTTGAAAGGTATCAATCTGACTATCCGACGCGGAGAAATGGTGGCCATTGTCGGCGCATCGGGGTCGGGAAAATCGACATTGATGAACATTCTTGGCTGTCTCGACCGGCCGAGTTCGGGAAGTTATAAAGTTTCCGGTAAAGAAACCTCGCAACTTTCCGCCGATGAACTTTCATCTCTTCGTCGTGATCATTTCGGCTTCATTTTTCAACGCTATCATTTGCTAGGTGAATTGACAGCGCTTGATAATGTCGAAATTCCGGCAATTTATGCGGGACGTTCTCCACACGAAAGAGAAAAGCGTGCAGCTGCGCTTTTACAACGTCTCGGTATGGGCGAGCGCATCACCCATCGGCCGGGACAACTTTCCGGTGGTCAACAGCAACGTGTTTCGATTGCCCGCGCATTGATGAATAATGGCGAGGTTATCCTTGCCGACGAGCCGACGGGAGCACTTGATAGCCATAGCGGTGAAGAAGTCTTGCGCATTCTGGAGGAAATTCACGCAGAAGGGCGCACGATCATTATCGTAACGCACGATATGTCGGTCGCAAAAAAAGCCGAACGCATTATCGAAATCAGTGACGGGGAAATTTTGTCGGATAAACCCAACCGCCCGACAGAAGTAGCCACCGGTCATGCCGACGAAGTTGCAACCGAAGTTGTGAGCAACAAAAAAATCGGCATGTTGAGATCATTTCTTGACCGTTTCCATGAAGCTTTCCGCATGGCTTTGTTGTCAATGAATGCACATCGTATGCGAACGTTTTTGACGATGCTTGGCGTTATTATCGGTATTGCCGCCGTTGTTTCCATGGTTGCCTTGGGAAATGGTACGCAAAAACAGATTCTTGAAAATATCAATAGTCTGGGAAGCAATACATTGAATATTTTTGCCGGAAAGAGCTTTGCCGATATGCGATCGGGCAAGGTTACGACATTGGTCGATTCCGATGCAATAGCCCTTTCCGAACAACCTTATGCCGATGCTGTAACACCGACTGTCACAACATCATCTACTGTCCGCTACGGGTCAATTGAATCCAATGTGACGGTTTATGGCGTGAGCGATCAATATTTCAAAGCCCAAGGCGCAAAACTCGTTGAAGGGCGGTTGTTCGATTCTGAAAGTGTGCTTTCACGTGCAACCGATCTTGTGGTTGAAAAACAGGCCGTGCCAACGCTTTTTCCCGATAGCCATGAAAGCCCGATCGGCAAGGTGGTTCTGGTGGGAAAAGTCCCCACCCGCATTGTCGGCGTTATAGAATTACAGCAAATGGGGCCGCCATCCGATACTTTGCAACTTTATTTGCCATATACCACTGTGCAGACGCGCTTTCTCGGCAATAATACCGTTCGCTCCATTACTTTGAAAGTTGCCGATAATGTCGATTCACGTTTGGCCGAGGCTGCAGTTAAACGCTTTCTCATTATGCGGCACGGCACAGAAGACTTTTTCATTCGCAATTCCGAGGAATTTCGTGAACAGGTCATTGCAAGTACGCAAGTTCTGACTTTGCTGGTTGCCTCCATTGCATTGATTTCACTTCTGGTGGGGGGCATAGGTGTGATGAATATCATGTTAGTTACCGTATCCGAGCGAATCAATGAAATTGGTGTGCGGATGGCTGTGGGCGCGCGACAGAGCGATATTCTCCAGCAATTTCTGATAGAATTTGTCCTTGTTTGTTTGATCGGCGGTGCCTTGGGTATTTTGCTCGGTCTTTCTGTCGGATGGATTTTTGCCGTGAGCGGCGCACCGTTTAAGCTTGTTTACTCGATGGGTTCAATTATTATAGCTTTTGTTTTTTCCACGCTTATCGGCATCGGCTTCGGTTTTCTGCCTGCACGCAATGCCTCTAAACTTGACCCTGTTGCCGCTTTATCGCGCGACTAG
- a CDS encoding bifunctional enoyl-CoA hydratase/phosphate acetyltransferase: MAAKKHGRYDAYLEQARNLPPIKTAIVHPCSKEAMVAAIEAWQEKFLQPVLVGPELKIRKAAKEAGVKIDDLEIIPTEHSHAAAQTAVEMAASGKVQALMKGSLHTDELLSAVVSSQSGLRTERRISHVYAMDIPAYSKPLLITDAAINIRPDLDDKRDIVQNAVDLMRILGREKPLVAVLAAVETVNSKMPATLDAAALTVMSMRGQITGAVVDEPLAFDNAINLKAAEIKGIVSPVAGKADILLVLDLEAGNMLAKQLMYFADAGAAGLVLGARVPIILTSRSDKVSVRLASAALAKIMVERQFKLEKAHHA; the protein is encoded by the coding sequence ATGGCAGCAAAAAAACACGGACGTTATGATGCTTATCTCGAACAAGCGCGCAATCTTCCTCCCATCAAAACGGCAATTGTCCATCCCTGTTCAAAAGAGGCCATGGTGGCGGCTATTGAAGCCTGGCAAGAAAAGTTTTTGCAACCGGTTCTGGTCGGGCCGGAATTAAAAATCAGAAAAGCTGCAAAAGAAGCAGGTGTCAAAATAGATGATCTCGAAATCATACCGACAGAACATAGCCATGCGGCTGCCCAGACAGCGGTTGAAATGGCAGCAAGTGGAAAAGTTCAGGCGTTAATGAAAGGATCGCTCCATACCGACGAGCTTCTGAGCGCAGTAGTGAGCTCACAATCGGGGTTGCGAACAGAACGACGTATCAGCCACGTTTATGCAATGGATATTCCGGCCTATTCAAAGCCGCTATTGATTACCGATGCGGCAATCAATATCCGTCCCGATCTTGATGACAAGCGCGATATTGTTCAAAACGCAGTTGATCTTATGCGCATTCTGGGGCGTGAAAAACCACTTGTTGCAGTACTAGCTGCGGTGGAAACCGTTAATTCGAAAATGCCGGCCACCCTTGATGCAGCAGCTTTGACGGTTATGTCGATGCGCGGGCAAATTACCGGTGCTGTTGTGGATGAACCATTGGCTTTTGATAATGCGATCAATTTGAAGGCGGCTGAAATAAAAGGCATTGTTTCACCGGTCGCAGGTAAAGCCGATATTCTTCTGGTGCTGGATCTTGAAGCGGGCAATATGCTTGCCAAGCAATTGATGTATTTTGCCGATGCCGGCGCTGCCGGACTGGTTCTCGGGGCGCGTGTTCCCATTATTCTCACCAGCCGATCTGATAAAGTGTCAGTGCGTCTTGCCTCTGCAGCGCTTGCAAAAATCATGGTCGAGCGGCAGTTCAAACTGGAGAAGGCGCATCATGCATAA
- a CDS encoding sensor histidine kinase encodes MALALHELSTNAVKYGALSSKNGIVEINWTIDKDEFHFSWREKGGPTVSQPTKLSFGSKLIKRLLPARFNGHAELDYAPEGFSFELTAPRTAENFPG; translated from the coding sequence ATGGCTTTGGCACTTCACGAATTGAGCACCAATGCTGTCAAATATGGTGCTTTGTCCTCCAAAAACGGCATCGTCGAGATCAACTGGACTATCGATAAGGATGAATTCCATTTTTCATGGCGTGAAAAAGGCGGTCCGACGGTTTCTCAGCCAACAAAGCTCAGTTTCGGCAGCAAATTGATAAAGCGTCTTTTACCAGCCCGTTTTAACGGACATGCCGAATTGGATTATGCGCCGGAAGGTTTCTCCTTTGAACTTACAGCACCTCGAACAGCAGAGAATTTTCCCGGCTGA
- a CDS encoding acetate/propionate family kinase, translating into MHNRIVTFNSGSSSLKVGLYEINGSRAERLGKGSIDLRRNCFSFRIEQTGEQIAASPLPEKADDKEMLKQVFGWLVKRMDIGEIKAVGHRIVHGADIFRNACIVNDKTLDYMELLIPLAPLHQPANLRLIYLVKKLYPTLMQTASFDTAFHQGQSDRVRRFAIPRILHNRGIKKYGFHGLSYHYISEQLPKLPKDVRIKNVVVAHLGSGASLCALKDQQSAETTMSFTTLDGVPMATRCGSLDAGVLIHLLRNKRHSVSDMEYMLYHSSGLLGMSGISADCRDLVASKLEQAKQALDVFTLRIAQEIARLAVTLEGLDTIIFTAGIGEHQPEIREAVLEQLRWMGIEIDYKANNANQSRLTTLNSPIAAFIIPTDEEQRIADDAALLLTENEKTAH; encoded by the coding sequence ATGCATAACCGGATTGTAACGTTCAATTCCGGCTCTTCATCATTAAAGGTCGGACTTTACGAAATAAATGGCTCCCGTGCAGAGCGTCTCGGGAAAGGCTCGATTGATCTGAGGCGTAATTGTTTTTCTTTCCGGATTGAACAAACCGGCGAGCAGATAGCGGCTTCACCGCTCCCTGAAAAAGCCGATGACAAAGAAATGCTCAAGCAGGTGTTTGGCTGGCTTGTTAAGCGAATGGATATCGGAGAAATCAAAGCGGTTGGTCATAGAATAGTACACGGCGCTGATATCTTCAGAAATGCGTGCATCGTCAATGATAAGACATTGGATTATATGGAATTGCTGATACCGCTTGCACCACTCCATCAACCGGCCAATCTCCGATTGATTTATCTTGTCAAAAAACTTTATCCGACACTCATGCAAACAGCCTCTTTTGACACAGCTTTTCATCAAGGCCAGAGCGATAGAGTGAGACGTTTCGCCATTCCCCGCATTTTGCACAACCGCGGTATCAAAAAATACGGGTTCCATGGACTTTCCTATCACTATATTTCGGAACAATTACCCAAATTGCCGAAAGATGTTCGTATCAAGAATGTCGTTGTTGCCCACCTTGGCAGCGGTGCCAGTCTTTGCGCATTGAAAGATCAGCAGAGTGCTGAAACAACCATGAGCTTTACCACACTCGATGGTGTACCTATGGCAACGCGTTGCGGGTCACTTGATGCGGGAGTTCTCATTCATCTGTTGCGTAACAAGCGCCATAGTGTCAGCGACATGGAATATATGCTTTATCATTCGAGCGGCCTCCTTGGTATGTCCGGCATCAGCGCGGATTGTCGTGATCTGGTGGCGTCAAAATTGGAACAGGCAAAACAGGCTCTTGATGTTTTTACTCTTCGTATTGCTCAGGAAATTGCCCGTTTGGCTGTCACTCTGGAAGGGCTTGATACCATTATTTTCACGGCCGGTATCGGCGAACACCAACCGGAGATTCGCGAAGCGGTTTTGGAACAATTGCGTTGGATGGGGATCGAGATTGATTATAAAGCCAATAATGCCAATCAATCACGCCTGACAACACTTAATAGTCCTATTGCTGCTTTCATAATTCCGACGGACGAAGAACAACGTATTGCTGATGACGCGGCCCTTCTCTTGACCGAAAATGAAAAAACAGCTCATTGA
- a CDS encoding PAS domain S-box protein yields the protein MKRVEKQEWRNQLILDNALDYAILTADMNGLIVSWSSGAEKLFGWKPEEIIGQPLDVLFTEEDRMNRLPETRQQMASLHRIDVVERFHQRKDGTTFWASGDLQALYSDDGKQQGFLKIVRDRTDEQRHSETLRLSEERLRLAQQAAGIGAFEIDRDRKMIEATPQFLKLLGFEESPELPLNDFYSVIVDNPKQIAKQMLQTRQDESLITHLEFQIKRADTKQLRWIGYWAEAAPKDVGKSMKHRILGVLQDITERRDAQEKQALLSGELAHRVKNILAIVQSIANQTLTESTSVTKALQDFSVRLNALAHAQDILTQGATSSADLKQIVESSLDIHDKTKKRFIISVPPYRSRRQQHCPWLWHFTN from the coding sequence ATGAAACGTGTTGAAAAACAGGAGTGGCGTAACCAGCTTATTCTCGATAATGCCCTGGATTATGCAATATTAACGGCTGACATGAACGGGCTTATTGTCAGCTGGAGTTCCGGAGCCGAAAAATTGTTCGGCTGGAAACCGGAAGAAATAATCGGTCAGCCGCTTGATGTTCTTTTCACCGAAGAAGACAGGATGAACAGGCTTCCGGAAACGCGCCAACAAATGGCAAGTTTGCACCGGATAGACGTTGTCGAGCGGTTTCACCAAAGAAAAGATGGTACGACTTTCTGGGCATCGGGAGATCTTCAAGCGCTCTATAGCGATGATGGAAAGCAACAGGGATTCTTGAAAATTGTCCGCGATCGAACGGACGAACAACGTCATTCCGAAACATTAAGGCTAAGTGAAGAACGGCTGCGGCTCGCCCAGCAGGCTGCCGGCATCGGTGCTTTCGAAATTGACCGTGATCGCAAAATGATTGAAGCGACACCGCAATTTTTAAAACTTCTCGGATTCGAGGAAAGCCCTGAACTTCCCTTGAATGACTTTTATTCCGTCATCGTCGATAATCCGAAACAGATTGCAAAACAAATGTTGCAGACCAGGCAGGACGAAAGTCTGATTACACATTTGGAATTCCAGATCAAAAGGGCTGACACCAAACAATTACGCTGGATCGGTTATTGGGCGGAAGCTGCTCCAAAAGACGTTGGCAAGTCGATGAAACATCGAATCCTGGGCGTTTTACAGGATATTACCGAGCGGCGCGACGCACAGGAAAAACAGGCACTCCTTTCGGGTGAACTTGCTCATCGTGTCAAAAATATTCTGGCAATTGTTCAAAGCATTGCCAACCAAACTCTTACCGAATCGACATCCGTGACAAAAGCATTACAGGATTTTTCGGTACGGCTGAATGCACTTGCCCATGCGCAGGATATTTTGACACAAGGGGCAACCAGCAGTGCCGACCTCAAACAAATAGTCGAAAGCAGTCTTGATATTCATGACAAAACCAAAAAAAGGTTCATCATATCGGTTCCCCCGTATCGCTCTCGCCGCCAACAGCATTGTCCATGGCTTTGGCACTTCACGAATTGA
- a CDS encoding DUF805 domain-containing protein: protein MLVIWEAVKSAFSNMTVFGGRANRKEFSLFLIFDVFAFTVLFLIAFFDNNSVFSQIFNFPITALGIVLFIPSVSLIIRRFHDIEWHGLWLIFPFIGIIFLLPLIILWLVFSIFYHLTGLFGLIIWIFLVGLLPIQLFHLKTGEPMFYLLLGVPAAIYILFALILCPMRSQKGQNKYGEPSLNLYSEQYFVDKAHNHSPGHAPDKKSSSE, encoded by the coding sequence GTGCTAGTTATTTGGGAAGCTGTAAAATCGGCATTTTCAAATATGACAGTTTTCGGCGGACGGGCAAATCGGAAAGAATTCAGCCTGTTTTTGATATTTGATGTCTTCGCTTTTACTGTTTTGTTTCTTATCGCTTTTTTTGACAATAACAGTGTTTTTAGTCAAATCTTCAACTTTCCCATAACCGCACTTGGTATTGTTTTGTTTATCCCGAGTGTCTCGCTCATCATCCGCCGGTTCCACGACATAGAATGGCATGGCTTATGGCTGATTTTTCCATTCATCGGGATAATTTTTCTTTTACCACTCATAATTTTATGGCTGGTTTTTTCAATTTTTTATCATTTAACCGGCCTGTTCGGCCTCATCATATGGATATTTTTGGTCGGATTACTGCCGATACAACTTTTCCATCTGAAAACCGGAGAGCCGATGTTTTACCTGCTCTTGGGTGTACCGGCCGCAATCTATATTCTTTTCGCTCTGATACTTTGCCCGATGAGAAGCCAAAAAGGCCAAAACAAATATGGCGAACCAAGTTTAAATCTATATTCCGAGCAATATTTCGTCGATAAAGCGCATAATCACTCACCGGGCCACGCACCGGATAAGAAATCCTCATCGGAATAA
- the lptE gene encoding LPS assembly lipoprotein LptE codes for MLLPDHILNSIRPITTAVLLGTTLAISACTVQPLYHGDSNGTAQMNVSPSIRSKLSGVVIDAPTDRFNQLVRNRLIFLLNGGAGEPSAPTYQLSLGTSYNIRTAVQMDIGDSTDRTGRASAGAVDGHSTYVLKDMKNNPLARRTRTVSASFDRPRQEYANLQAEEDAKKRAAEELAEQIFLSLAQDMSKLK; via the coding sequence ATGTTGTTGCCTGACCATATTCTGAATAGCATCAGACCCATAACAACTGCTGTACTATTGGGGACAACGCTCGCCATATCGGCCTGCACTGTTCAGCCTCTCTATCACGGAGACTCGAACGGGACGGCGCAAATGAATGTTTCACCGTCCATCCGCTCGAAATTGTCAGGTGTTGTGATTGACGCGCCGACCGACCGGTTTAACCAGTTGGTTCGTAACCGGTTGATTTTCTTGTTGAATGGTGGTGCTGGAGAGCCTTCTGCTCCAACCTATCAACTATCACTTGGAACAAGCTATAACATCCGGACTGCGGTCCAGATGGATATTGGCGATTCGACCGATCGTACGGGGCGTGCATCTGCCGGTGCTGTTGATGGTCATTCGACCTATGTTTTGAAAGATATGAAAAATAATCCTCTCGCCCGGCGGACACGGACTGTCAGTGCTTCGTTTGACCGTCCTCGTCAGGAATATGCAAACTTGCAAGCTGAAGAGGATGCCAAGAAACGTGCGGCAGAAGAATTGGCCGAGCAGATCTTCCTGTCTTTGGCTCAGGATATGTCGAAATTGAAATGA
- the ftsE gene encoding cell division ATP-binding protein FtsE — protein sequence MIRFENVGLRYGMGPEVLRDISFYIPHGSFQFLTGRFGAGKTTLLRLMFLALKPTRGLINIFGHDTALLKRQDMPKLRQRIGIVFQDFRLLDHMTTYENVSLPLRVRGREEATYRAEVEELLQWVGLGERMDVLPPVLSGGEKQRAAIARALIDQPEILLADEPTGNVDPVLARRLLRLFIELNRSGTAVIIATHDVNLMEQVDARRMILNDGRLELYD from the coding sequence GTGATTCGTTTTGAAAATGTAGGCTTGCGTTATGGCATGGGGCCGGAAGTCCTCCGTGATATAAGCTTTTATATTCCGCACGGATCATTCCAGTTTTTGACTGGTCGCTTCGGTGCCGGCAAAACAACATTGTTGCGGTTGATGTTTCTGGCATTAAAACCGACGCGCGGCCTTATCAATATATTCGGCCATGATACTGCCCTTTTGAAACGGCAGGATATGCCGAAATTGCGCCAGAGAATTGGTATTGTTTTTCAGGATTTCCGCCTGCTTGATCACATGACAACATACGAAAATGTTTCACTTCCCTTACGTGTGAGAGGGCGTGAAGAAGCAACCTACCGCGCCGAAGTCGAAGAGCTTCTGCAATGGGTGGGACTTGGTGAACGCATGGACGTATTACCACCTGTTCTATCCGGCGGAGAAAAACAACGCGCTGCGATAGCACGTGCTTTGATTGATCAGCCCGAAATTTTATTGGCAGATGAACCGACCGGTAATGTCGACCCTGTCCTTGCACGCAGACTATTGCGGCTTTTTATCGAGCTTAACCGTTCGGGAACTGCTGTGATTATTGCAACCCACGATGTCAATCTGATGGAGCAGGTTGATGCGCGTCGCATGATTCTTAACGATGGAAGGCTGGAACTTTATGACTGA
- a CDS encoding ABC transporter permease yields MTELSPSIPPRKFWFRKSPTAQTSIVPAGDVSGQALVVVIAIMTFLASLAIGGVDLIGHSAHNWENQVSREATIQIRPTDGLDIEKTLKYAVELAKSFRGVKSAEIVDRAQTERLLEPWLGTGLELNDLPIPRLVVVTLDDSVPVDFGMISDAIATQIPGGSFDDHRNAISRLVTMAHATIIIGLVILALVISALTLTIIFATRSALSANAHIVEVLHFIGAESSFIARQFDLHFFKTGLKGACYGGLSGIIVFIAFSFWSGFVSGTPGGDQTSALFGHFSLGLSSYIKIFILVSFVSLLTMMTSRLTILSQLKSIDRSESELF; encoded by the coding sequence ATGACTGAGCTTTCCCCGTCGATACCCCCAAGAAAATTCTGGTTCCGGAAAAGCCCGACGGCTCAAACATCGATTGTTCCGGCGGGTGATGTGTCGGGACAAGCCTTGGTCGTTGTGATTGCTATCATGACGTTTCTCGCATCCCTTGCTATTGGCGGCGTGGATCTTATCGGTCATTCGGCGCATAATTGGGAAAATCAGGTTTCAAGGGAAGCCACTATTCAAATCCGTCCGACTGATGGCCTCGATATAGAGAAAACTTTAAAATATGCCGTAGAACTCGCCAAAAGCTTTCGGGGTGTAAAATCTGCCGAAATTGTCGATCGCGCTCAAACAGAACGCCTTCTCGAACCGTGGCTTGGAACCGGACTGGAATTGAACGACCTTCCCATTCCGCGTCTTGTTGTCGTGACACTTGATGATTCCGTTCCAGTTGATTTCGGTATGATAAGCGATGCCATTGCAACACAAATACCCGGTGGAAGTTTCGACGATCATCGCAACGCAATCAGCCGGCTCGTCACAATGGCACATGCGACGATTATTATCGGACTGGTCATATTGGCTCTTGTCATTTCGGCATTGACCCTTACGATTATATTTGCAACACGCAGCGCCCTTTCAGCCAATGCGCATATTGTCGAAGTGCTGCATTTCATTGGCGCGGAATCAAGCTTTATCGCCCGTCAGTTCGACTTGCATTTTTTCAAGACCGGTCTCAAAGGAGCCTGTTACGGCGGCCTCTCCGGCATTATCGTCTTTATTGCTTTTTCGTTCTGGTCAGGCTTTGTTTCCGGCACACCGGGAGGTGACCAGACATCGGCCTTATTCGGCCATTTCAGTCTTGGCCTATCAAGTTATATCAAGATATTTATTCTTGTGAGCTTCGTCTCTTTACTGACGATGATGACGAGCCGCCTCACCATTTTAAGCCAGTTAAAATCTATTGACCGTAGCGAAAGCGAGTTGTTTTAA